GGTCATTGCCGACACGCATTACATGATTGACGTTGGCGACCGCCCCCTCGAATTTGAATCGCGCCGCGTGCAAACCCAGCGCGCCGGCACAGCCCTGCAACAGGTCGCAGATATTGGGGCAGACTTTGTCATCCACATGGGCGACCTCGTCCAGGAATATCCCGAAACGCCGGACTTCAAACGCGCGATGCTCGAAGCGCGCGATCAGATATGCGCCTGCAATATTTCTCCCCACTATGTCGCCGGCAATCACGATATCGGCGACAAAACCGATCCCACCATGCCCACCCATGCGGCAACCGCGGAATCGCTCGCGTTCTTCCACGACCTCTTTGGCCCCTCCTGGTACAGTTTTGACCGCGACAACTGTCACTTTATCGTACTTAATTCTCAGATCCTCAACTCAAAACTCTCTGAAGCAGACGGCCAGTGGGAATGGTTTGAATCCGACCTTGAAAAACATAAAAATCAGCGGCTCTTCCTCTTTTTTCACCTCCCCCTCTATCTCTGGGATAAAAATGAGCCGGGATTGGGACACTACGACAATATCAGCCCACCTGATCGAGACCGCCTCCTCGTATTGATTCAAAAATACGGGATCGAACTCCTCTTCGCGGCACACGTACACTATCCCTTTTACGACAAAATCGGCAAAACGCGTTATCTTATCACCCCCTCCACATCCTTTACGCGCCCGGGATTCGGCCATCTCTACGCCAGCCCTCCCCCACCCGAACAAGGGCGAGATGACACGGGCAAGTTGGGATTTTATCTCCTCCGCATACGCGCCGATCACACCGACATCCACTTCATTCGCACAAAAGGCAAAATAAAACGCCCTGCCCGCGACCGCCTCATCACCTGCACATCTGCCACTCTATCTTCTCCCATTGGACTCACCCTTCGCCACCCCATCACGCCCATTTCGGAAGTCCCAATTGCATATCCCTCTGTCATACGTCAAAAAGTGCGCAATGACCAGCATCTTCTGGCCTGTATAGAACTCGGCGCCAAATTTGCGCGCTTTCCCTGGCGCGACCTGCGAGATCCCTTTCAGCGCACGCGCCTCAAAATGCTCTGCTCCGAAGGGATAACGCCCATTGCCACATTCCTCGAACCGCGCATCGCCTCATTGCCCGAACACATCAAAGCCAACCTCGATCTCATACAGAACTGGGAAATTCAGATATCTGATCCCGCGCAACTATCCGATGAAGTTTGCGAGACACTCGACCAATGCACAAGACTCGCAGAACTCTCTATTTGCCCGATCATCCCCAATGAACGCGTACACGGCAAACAACACCTGCGAACCCGAATGGGTTATCACCTCGACGAACTCGAGAGCCCGAACGCGACCCTCCAAAACGCCGATATTCACCTTCAGCGCGTCATCTGTCGCGTACCGCCCACCGAATCGCCCTGGACCTATATCCAATCCCTTAGCGAACGCAACTACTCGAATATCGGTCACATCGACATCTCACTCGAATTAGAC
The DNA window shown above is from Gemmatimonadota bacterium and carries:
- a CDS encoding metallophosphoesterase; the encoded protein is MEGRKRIIFDKTHLPPAQFECVVIADTHYMIDVGDRPLEFESRRVQTQRAGTALQQVADIGADFVIHMGDLVQEYPETPDFKRAMLEARDQICACNISPHYVAGNHDIGDKTDPTMPTHAATAESLAFFHDLFGPSWYSFDRDNCHFIVLNSQILNSKLSEADGQWEWFESDLEKHKNQRLFLFFHLPLYLWDKNEPGLGHYDNISPPDRDRLLVLIQKYGIELLFAAHVHYPFYDKIGKTRYLITPSTSFTRPGFGHLYASPPPPEQGRDDTGKLGFYLLRIRADHTDIHFIRTKGKIKRPARDRLITCTSATLSSPIGLTLRHPITPISEVPIAYPSVIRQKVRNDQHLLACIELGAKFARFPWRDLRDPFQRTRLKMLCSEGITPIATFLEPRIASLPEHIKANLDLIQNWEIQISDPAQLSDEVCETLDQCTRLAELSICPIIPNERVHGKQHLRTRMGYHLDELESPNATLQNADIHLQRVICRVPPTESPWTYIQSLSERNYSNIGHIDISLELDTQNDSTNARRIAEATFAIVRLPDARLFVDPLTDFDRTMDVTHGLLDPLCNPRASFHTLRCLNTLLNSPVHGTTFTDPAEQICENNRVLYLNNTHRQLALVLPARAIFDLNTLDFSLDTSPVCIYHLCTGETETVSRDSQIEIRDTLPLLVVGQA